The Pelagibacterium halotolerans B2 genome has a segment encoding these proteins:
- a CDS encoding HlyD family type I secretion periplasmic adaptor subunit: MTSIDAGSLAGRQQRGGRQTGDPTYSLGLRIGVSVVFGVLLVGVVGGWAATATLTGAVIAPGTVAVSQHVKEVQHRDGGIVAEIAVREGDFVAAGDVLIRLSDVETRAERSIVLAQIHELQGRAARLLSERDGLSQVDFSTVLAAEGPARSAIIGGETTLFVGNLLARSRQKEQLDLQLDQLGQEVVGLEAQLEALDAEIELVSAEHARLDELATNGLIEGARVYAINRELARLTGERGEAVANMARAEGRMSEVRLQIIAIDETARNEAQRELRVVQAQITELSERLLAAEDRLDRVDIRSPIAGIVNELNVTTIGGVITPAQTLVTIVPDAADLRIETRLSIVDVDQVSVGQPVKLRFSAFNQRTTPELTGEVVHVSAAAQRDSGTGELFYLGEIAITDDVGKLGDVTLIPGMPVEVFAQTAEVTALSYLVKPFLDQAARAFREE; this comes from the coding sequence ATGACGAGTATCGATGCAGGATCACTGGCCGGACGGCAACAGCGCGGCGGCAGGCAGACCGGGGACCCGACCTACAGTCTGGGGCTGCGGATCGGCGTCAGCGTCGTATTCGGGGTCCTGCTGGTTGGTGTGGTCGGCGGCTGGGCCGCTACGGCCACCCTGACCGGCGCGGTCATCGCCCCCGGCACGGTTGCCGTCAGCCAGCACGTCAAGGAAGTGCAGCATCGCGACGGGGGCATCGTTGCCGAGATTGCGGTGCGCGAGGGCGATTTCGTTGCGGCGGGCGACGTGCTGATCCGGCTCAGCGACGTGGAAACACGGGCCGAGCGGTCCATCGTGCTTGCGCAGATCCATGAATTGCAGGGCCGCGCCGCCCGGCTGCTGTCCGAGCGCGACGGGCTGAGCCAGGTCGACTTTTCCACAGTGCTCGCCGCCGAGGGGCCGGCCCGTTCGGCCATTATCGGCGGCGAGACGACGCTGTTCGTGGGCAATCTTCTGGCCCGCTCGCGCCAGAAGGAGCAACTCGACCTCCAGCTCGATCAACTCGGCCAGGAGGTCGTGGGGCTTGAGGCGCAACTGGAGGCGCTCGACGCGGAAATCGAACTGGTGAGTGCCGAGCACGCGCGGCTTGACGAGCTTGCCACCAACGGGCTGATCGAGGGCGCGCGGGTCTATGCGATCAACCGCGAACTTGCGCGGCTGACCGGCGAGCGTGGGGAGGCCGTGGCCAACATGGCGCGGGCCGAAGGCCGCATGAGCGAGGTGCGGCTGCAGATCATCGCCATCGACGAGACGGCCCGCAACGAGGCCCAGCGCGAATTGCGCGTGGTCCAGGCGCAGATCACCGAACTCTCCGAGCGGCTGCTGGCAGCCGAGGATCGGCTCGATCGCGTCGATATCCGCTCGCCCATCGCCGGAATCGTCAACGAACTCAACGTCACAACGATCGGCGGCGTCATCACGCCCGCCCAGACGCTTGTGACAATCGTGCCCGATGCGGCGGATCTCAGGATCGAAACCCGGCTCAGCATCGTCGATGTCGATCAGGTCTCGGTCGGCCAGCCGGTCAAGCTGCGCTTTTCGGCCTTCAACCAGCGCACGACCCCCGAGTTGACCGGGGAGGTGGTGCACGTTTCGGCGGCCGCCCAGCGCGACAGCGGCACGGGCGAGTTGTTCTACCTTGGCGAAATCGCCATCACCGACGATGTGGGCAAGCTGGGCGATGTCACGCTGATCCCCGGCATGCCGGTGGAGGTGTTCGCCCAGACGGCCGAAGTGACCGCCCTGAGCTATCTGGTCAAGCCGTTCCTCGACCAGGCGGCCCGGGCCTTCCGCGAGGAGTAG
- a CDS encoding calcium-binding protein, giving the protein MIGAKGARQPEAEGTAASDRYAFAEAQGLNRIPMLFGLMVTGIVAYLKLALAPAHAAQTIDTPAPERDEDQTAAPVIANPPDKLDDYRKKAGNGEAAEHLAPPLPQDFPLRVGNVVGFPGPRFELADSSTIDFSTLGSMAEPTEQTAIPDIPAPLRTSDGLVPPTRLVPGQARPEEPPTDIRRNRAPEASGPVRLNDVVAGAAALIGLDQLLANVVDPDGDNLEVSNLRVSTGSIGWNGEAWVYSSHAQTPDSEVVIRFKVSDGAAVIDHTASFRLEREGDMVGTDQLDHLVGANLADAIDARGGNDLIDARGGDDIVFGGAGDDLIVAGAGHDHVYGGLGNDRIFGGPGNDILSGGGGDDQIFGEDGDDTILGEHGNDRLFGGAGDDFISGGAGNDLLGDGAGADKMLGDAGDDTIIVSADAAPDVFDGGAGSDTLDLSVATKPVLVDLEEQSAQGEEIGEDKVANFEIVIGGSGDDLIAGDAASEALHGGGGDDEIHDGAGSDTVEGGEGDDRIVVALDADDDTFDGGEGADQLDLSDTTVGVTVNLETGQISSVEIGNDTVTGFEEVLGGAGNDMFHVGDQAVVLTGGPGNDTFSFGLPLAQVMDRPQVIHDILDFLVGDRILVAEYEFSTTWRDGEDNRFDYYFHGEDAEEDPTGLRLRIRYEIDENVEQTLLEFDFSGNREFDLVVAIDGQHQPYLYEHATI; this is encoded by the coding sequence ATGATCGGGGCAAAAGGCGCGCGCCAGCCCGAAGCCGAGGGCACCGCTGCGAGCGATCGTTATGCGTTCGCCGAGGCACAGGGGTTGAACAGGATCCCGATGCTGTTCGGCCTGATGGTGACCGGGATTGTAGCCTATCTCAAGCTTGCTCTGGCCCCGGCGCATGCCGCCCAGACGATCGACACGCCGGCACCGGAGCGTGACGAAGACCAGACTGCCGCGCCGGTGATTGCGAACCCGCCCGACAAGCTTGACGACTATCGCAAGAAGGCGGGCAATGGCGAAGCCGCGGAACATCTGGCGCCGCCTCTGCCGCAGGACTTTCCGTTGCGGGTTGGCAATGTCGTGGGATTTCCCGGGCCACGCTTCGAGCTGGCGGACTCATCGACAATTGATTTTTCCACCCTGGGGTCGATGGCCGAACCAACGGAGCAGACGGCGATACCCGATATCCCGGCTCCCCTGCGGACATCGGACGGTTTGGTGCCACCCACGCGGCTCGTGCCCGGCCAGGCCAGACCTGAAGAGCCGCCGACCGACATCCGTCGCAACAGGGCGCCTGAAGCCAGTGGGCCGGTCCGGCTAAACGATGTGGTGGCCGGCGCGGCCGCGCTGATCGGGCTCGATCAGCTTCTCGCCAACGTCGTCGATCCGGACGGTGACAATCTCGAGGTCAGCAATCTGCGGGTTTCCACCGGTTCGATCGGGTGGAACGGGGAGGCCTGGGTGTATTCCAGTCACGCCCAGACACCGGATTCCGAGGTCGTCATACGCTTTAAGGTGAGCGATGGGGCCGCTGTTATTGACCATACGGCGTCCTTCCGGCTGGAGCGGGAAGGCGACATGGTAGGTACAGATCAACTGGACCACCTTGTCGGCGCAAACCTTGCCGATGCGATCGATGCACGCGGCGGCAACGACCTGATCGACGCACGCGGCGGTGATGACATTGTCTTCGGCGGAGCAGGGGACGATCTTATCGTTGCCGGTGCCGGCCACGACCATGTCTATGGCGGCCTTGGCAATGACAGGATTTTCGGCGGGCCAGGTAACGATATCCTGAGTGGCGGTGGCGGCGATGACCAGATTTTCGGCGAGGATGGTGACGATACGATCCTTGGCGAGCACGGGAATGACCGGTTGTTTGGCGGGGCGGGCGACGATTTCATTTCCGGCGGAGCCGGTAACGATTTGCTCGGCGACGGGGCAGGGGCCGACAAGATGCTCGGCGATGCCGGTGACGATACAATCATTGTTTCGGCGGATGCGGCCCCCGACGTCTTTGACGGCGGCGCGGGCAGCGACACGCTCGATCTTTCGGTGGCAACCAAGCCCGTTCTGGTGGACCTTGAGGAGCAGAGCGCCCAGGGCGAGGAGATCGGCGAGGACAAAGTTGCCAACTTCGAAATCGTCATCGGTGGATCGGGCGACGATCTGATTGCCGGCGATGCGGCGTCCGAGGCACTGCATGGTGGCGGCGGAGACGATGAAATCCATGACGGGGCCGGAAGCGACACCGTTGAGGGCGGTGAGGGCGACGACCGGATCGTGGTCGCGCTCGATGCCGACGATGACACTTTTGACGGCGGCGAGGGGGCCGACCAGCTCGATCTTTCCGACACCACGGTGGGGGTCACGGTCAATCTCGAGACCGGGCAGATATCGAGTGTCGAGATCGGCAACGATACCGTTACAGGGTTCGAGGAGGTGCTGGGCGGTGCGGGCAACGACATGTTCCATGTCGGCGACCAGGCGGTGGTGCTGACCGGCGGGCCCGGCAACGACACGTTCTCGTTCGGACTTCCTCTCGCCCAGGTCATGGACCGGCCGCAGGTCATTCACGACATTCTCGATTTTCTGGTCGGCGACCGCATCCTGGTGGCCGAGTACGAATTTTCGACCACCTGGCGCGACGGCGAGGACAACCGGTTCGACTATTATTTCCACGGCGAAGACGCCGAGGAGGATCCGACCGGGCTGCGGCTGAGGATTCGATACGAGATCGACGAAAACGTCGAACAAACGCTTCTGGAGTTCGACTTCAGCGGCAATCGCGAATTCGATCTGGTGGTGGCCATCGACGGCCAGCACCAGCCCTATCTCTACGAACACGCGACCATTTGA